The following proteins are co-located in the Dehalococcoides mccartyi 195 genome:
- a CDS encoding DUF4406 domain-containing protein, with product MSNDYRNSEGYPDPTAGEAICRIAANEKQFLRAFRPIVYICSPYSGDVEGNVAAARRYCRFAVDKGFIPIAPHLLYPQFLNDDDPSERELGLFFGNALMSKCAEVWVFGSRISSGMETEIKRAKWKGYHLRYFTEECQEV from the coding sequence TTGAGTAACGATTATCGAAACAGCGAAGGCTATCCTGACCCGACTGCCGGTGAGGCGATCTGTCGGATTGCCGCCAATGAGAAGCAGTTCCTGCGTGCCTTTAGGCCTATCGTCTACATCTGCTCTCCCTATTCCGGAGATGTGGAGGGAAACGTGGCTGCGGCGAGACGCTACTGCCGCTTTGCCGTGGACAAGGGCTTCATTCCCATCGCTCCGCACCTTTTGTACCCGCAGTTCCTGAACGACGATGACCCATCGGAGCGCGAGCTCGGTCTCTTCTTCGGGAATGCGCTTATGAGCAAGTGCGCAGAGGTCTGGGTGTTCGGAAGCCGCATCTCATCCGGGATGGAAACAGAAATCAAACGTGCCAAGTGGAAAGGCTACCACTTGCGCTATTTCACAGAAGAATGTCAGGAGGTCTAA
- a CDS encoding site-specific DNA-methyltransferase, whose protein sequence is MNTERFEQVPIDKLVPYARNARTHSKEQIAQLRASLREFGFVSPAVIDADYNILVGHGRVQAAREEGYENVPCVFAENLTEAQKRAYILADNQLALNAGWDEEMLSVELSDLQDQSFDLSLLGFDAGELDKLLGTENEKDIADDDFDLTSALEKASFVEPGDIWTVGRHRLMCGDATSPEDVEKLMDGKKANLILTDPPYGVSFKASDGLTIQNDSLKGEEFYKFLLAAFKNMADHLEKGGAAYCFHADTEGLTFRKAFIDAGFHLAGVCIWVKNSLVLGRSDYQWQHEPVLYGFLQNGKHPWYSDRKQTTIWNYDKPKRNKDHPTSKPLDLLGYPIKNSSQENSVVIDTFGGSGSTLMACEQLNRICCMMELDPKYASVILRRYVEDTGDTENVYVVRNGEKLYYSALAKEVETSPTAGV, encoded by the coding sequence ATGAATACAGAAAGATTTGAACAGGTACCTATAGATAAGCTGGTACCCTACGCCCGGAACGCCAGAACGCATTCCAAGGAACAGATCGCGCAGCTTAGAGCTTCCCTTCGGGAGTTTGGCTTTGTTAGCCCTGCGGTCATTGACGCGGACTATAACATCCTCGTCGGACACGGACGTGTACAGGCTGCCCGCGAGGAAGGCTATGAAAACGTGCCCTGCGTCTTTGCCGAGAACCTGACGGAAGCCCAGAAGCGAGCATATATCCTTGCGGATAATCAGCTGGCGCTCAATGCCGGATGGGATGAGGAAATGCTGTCGGTCGAATTATCCGACCTGCAGGATCAGTCCTTTGACCTCTCGCTCCTTGGCTTTGATGCCGGTGAACTCGACAAGCTCCTCGGCACCGAAAACGAAAAGGACATCGCCGATGACGACTTTGACCTGACTTCCGCTTTGGAGAAGGCTTCCTTCGTGGAGCCCGGCGACATCTGGACAGTCGGCAGGCACCGCCTCATGTGTGGCGACGCCACTTCTCCGGAAGATGTGGAAAAGCTCATGGACGGCAAGAAAGCAAACCTCATCCTGACCGATCCTCCTTACGGCGTATCCTTCAAAGCCTCGGACGGTCTGACGATCCAGAACGACTCCTTAAAGGGCGAGGAATTTTACAAGTTCCTTCTGGCGGCATTCAAGAACATGGCTGACCACCTCGAAAAAGGCGGAGCGGCCTACTGCTTCCATGCAGACACCGAAGGCCTCACCTTTAGGAAGGCATTCATTGACGCAGGCTTCCATCTCGCCGGTGTGTGTATCTGGGTAAAGAACAGCCTCGTGCTCGGTCGCTCCGATTATCAGTGGCAGCATGAGCCGGTGCTCTACGGATTTTTGCAAAACGGCAAACACCCGTGGTATTCCGACAGAAAGCAGACGACCATCTGGAACTATGACAAACCAAAGCGTAATAAGGATCACCCGACCAGCAAACCGCTGGATCTTCTGGGCTATCCTATAAAGAACTCCTCTCAGGAGAATTCTGTGGTCATTGATACATTTGGCGGCTCCGGCTCCACGCTCATGGCCTGCGAACAGCTCAACCGTATCTGCTGCATGATGGAGCTTGATCCGAAATACGCCTCTGTCATCCTCCGGCGCTATGTGGAGGATACTGGCGATACGGAAAATGTGTATGTAGTAAGAAACGGCGAAAAGCTCTACTACTCCGCTCTGGCAAAAGAGGTCGAGACCTCTCCGACGGCGGGTGTATAG
- a CDS encoding HNH endonuclease, with product MPRKPKRPCRFPGCPNLTDGAYCEEHAKVMEQHYEKFQRGYSPGKRYGRAWKRIRDRYVHKHPLCEQCLKAGRYVAVEEVHHIIPLADGGTNEESNLMSLCRSCHEKIHHERGDR from the coding sequence ATGCCAAGGAAACCAAAACGACCGTGCCGCTTTCCCGGCTGCCCGAACCTGACCGACGGTGCTTACTGCGAGGAGCACGCCAAGGTGATGGAACAACACTACGAGAAGTTCCAGCGCGGCTACTCTCCCGGCAAACGCTACGGCAGAGCTTGGAAACGAATCCGTGACAGGTATGTCCACAAGCACCCGCTCTGTGAGCAGTGCTTAAAGGCCGGACGCTACGTCGCGGTCGAGGAAGTCCACCACATCATTCCTCTTGCTGACGGAGGAACGAACGAGGAGTCCAATCTCATGAGCCTTTGTCGTTCGTGCCACGAGAAGATTCACCACGAGCGCGGCGACCGGTAG
- a CDS encoding DUF7678 domain-containing protein has product MWSEGTIGIPDAKDKGKYTVCHYWVKHYEEPSEEYGINGGKISKLMIKINGTVTANYDRGWDIEPEDEPTQLAYMILLQNYN; this is encoded by the coding sequence ATGTGGAGCGAAGGAACAATCGGAATACCGGATGCAAAGGACAAAGGAAAATACACGGTTTGCCACTACTGGGTAAAGCACTACGAGGAGCCCAGCGAGGAATATGGGATCAACGGCGGGAAGATTTCAAAGCTGATGATCAAGATCAACGGAACCGTCACAGCCAACTACGACAGAGGCTGGGACATCGAGCCGGAGGATGAGCCGACGCAGCTCGCCTACATGATCCTCCTGCAAAACTACAACTAA
- a CDS encoding DUF7698 family protein has translation MKYTIEAIENAKPGMKWDEIGCHWTLGQAYLYSKEAGNDLPNFAEVIWDDDIETILSDCRKLGVKEFTISSTFSSLIETIARFEELGCTLDGIVRVKERYTHFGSDDRALIPAFKMTVKEA, from the coding sequence ATGAAGTACACAATCGAAGCCATTGAGAACGCAAAGCCCGGAATGAAATGGGACGAGATCGGATGCCACTGGACACTCGGACAGGCCTACCTTTACAGCAAGGAAGCCGGAAACGACCTGCCGAACTTCGCCGAGGTCATTTGGGACGACGACATCGAGACGATCCTTTCCGACTGCAGGAAGCTGGGAGTGAAGGAATTCACGATAAGCTCCACCTTCTCCAGCCTGATCGAGACCATCGCCCGCTTCGAGGAGCTCGGCTGCACCTTGGACGGCATCGTCAGAGTCAAGGAGCGCTACACCCACTTCGGAAGCGACGACCGCGCCCTGATCCCGGCTTTCAAGATGACGGTAAAGGAGGCGTAA
- a CDS encoding virulence-associated E family protein: MKYATANSRKAIKWKNGDTSMDALKARFQNTVRTTETIEEYRKMSKAQQADIKDIGGFVGGHLRNGRRKKGYVLCRSMLTLDMDYGEPDVWDTTISKIPYQCLCHSTHKHTPENPRLRLVIPLTREISEPEYEPVARMFAKEVGIDMFDDSTYEANRLMYWPSTSVNGEYVFKEKDGDALDPDAYLAKYDDWQDSSTWPVSSRESCVEDHGASKQADPLAKPGIIGAFCRAYPISEVIPEFLSDVYAPTDDENRYDYIPADSPAGAVSYGDKFLYSHHSSDPACKKLLNAFDLVRVHRFSDLDKDVLDESTSSKMPSYKAMMDFASGCDKVKILLLSEKQAQAGEEFAATDDGSDDDWKAKLQYQSRSTVLQNSVWNEMLILNNDPDCQGFAYNEMANRIQVIGDVPWDRPADNKFWRDADTAQLKALIDIRYVCFSDRNHNVSFTKVADDRRFHPVRNYLNDLPKWDQVPRVDELFIRCLQADDTKYVRAVTRKTLVAAVTRIYHPGTKFDTVPVLDGAQGIGKSTMWKSLAGDEYFSDALSLTDMDDKSGAEKLQGFWIIEIGELAGMKKADIEKVKSFLSTSDDKYRPSYGKVVESHPRQCVVVATVNGEHGYLRDITGNRRFWIVKCRQTENAVRWKITPEERDQIWAEAKYYYEQGEKLYLEGDLLAEAEEAQRSAMETDERQGLVEQYLSKLLPENWSEMDLYQRRNFLDGDDITSDSGTVERTEVSNAEIWCECFGRNIADLKPTDSYAIAALMTQVDGWKRTNRRASQPLYGRQRLYERTT, translated from the coding sequence ATGAAATACGCCACCGCCAATAGCCGCAAGGCTATCAAATGGAAAAACGGCGACACTTCGATGGATGCCTTAAAGGCCAGATTCCAGAACACCGTCCGCACCACGGAGACCATTGAGGAATACCGCAAGATGTCCAAAGCCCAGCAGGCAGACATCAAAGACATCGGCGGTTTCGTGGGCGGGCATCTTCGGAACGGTCGCCGTAAAAAGGGATATGTGCTTTGCCGCTCCATGCTGACTCTCGACATGGACTACGGCGAGCCGGATGTGTGGGATACCACCATCAGCAAAATCCCGTACCAGTGCCTGTGCCACTCGACGCATAAGCATACACCGGAAAATCCGAGGCTCCGTCTGGTAATCCCGCTCACCCGCGAGATCAGCGAGCCCGAATATGAGCCAGTCGCCAGAATGTTCGCCAAGGAAGTCGGCATTGATATGTTCGACGACAGCACCTATGAGGCCAACCGCCTCATGTACTGGCCTTCCACTTCCGTCAACGGCGAGTATGTATTCAAGGAAAAGGACGGCGACGCCTTAGACCCGGATGCCTACCTTGCCAAATACGATGACTGGCAGGACTCCAGCACATGGCCGGTATCCTCCCGTGAGTCCTGCGTGGAAGATCACGGTGCCAGCAAGCAGGCTGATCCTCTTGCCAAGCCGGGAATCATCGGTGCGTTCTGCCGGGCTTATCCGATCTCGGAGGTAATCCCGGAGTTCCTCTCCGATGTATATGCTCCGACCGATGACGAGAACCGCTACGACTATATCCCTGCGGACAGTCCCGCCGGTGCCGTTTCCTACGGAGATAAGTTTTTGTATTCGCATCACTCCTCAGACCCTGCCTGCAAAAAGCTCCTGAATGCTTTTGACCTTGTCCGCGTCCACCGCTTCAGCGATCTGGACAAGGATGTGCTGGATGAGTCAACCTCGTCGAAGATGCCGTCCTATAAGGCCATGATGGACTTTGCCTCCGGCTGCGACAAGGTGAAAATCCTGCTGCTTTCGGAGAAGCAGGCGCAGGCCGGTGAGGAGTTTGCCGCTACAGACGACGGCTCCGATGATGACTGGAAAGCCAAGCTCCAATATCAGTCCCGCAGCACCGTCCTTCAGAACAGCGTCTGGAACGAGATGCTGATCTTGAATAACGATCCGGATTGTCAGGGCTTTGCCTATAACGAGATGGCCAACCGCATACAGGTGATCGGCGATGTTCCTTGGGATCGTCCCGCTGACAATAAGTTCTGGCGCGATGCCGATACGGCGCAGCTGAAAGCCCTGATCGACATCCGCTATGTCTGCTTCTCTGACAGAAACCACAATGTCAGCTTTACGAAAGTGGCAGACGACCGCCGGTTCCATCCCGTGAGGAACTACTTAAACGACCTGCCGAAATGGGATCAGGTGCCTCGCGTGGACGAGCTCTTTATCCGCTGCCTGCAGGCAGATGACACGAAGTATGTCCGGGCAGTCACCAGAAAAACCTTAGTGGCCGCCGTGACCCGCATCTACCATCCCGGCACCAAGTTCGATACCGTTCCCGTCCTTGACGGCGCACAGGGTATCGGCAAGAGCACCATGTGGAAGTCTCTTGCCGGTGATGAATATTTCTCCGACGCCCTTTCGCTTACTGACATGGACGACAAGTCCGGTGCGGAAAAGCTGCAGGGCTTCTGGATCATTGAAATCGGCGAACTGGCCGGAATGAAAAAGGCCGACATCGAGAAGGTCAAGTCCTTCCTCTCCACTTCAGATGATAAGTACCGTCCCAGCTACGGCAAGGTGGTCGAAAGTCATCCGAGGCAGTGTGTTGTGGTCGCTACGGTCAACGGCGAGCATGGATACCTCCGTGATATCACCGGAAACCGGCGCTTCTGGATTGTGAAATGTCGCCAGACGGAAAATGCCGTGCGCTGGAAAATCACGCCCGAAGAACGTGACCAGATATGGGCGGAGGCCAAGTATTACTACGAGCAAGGCGAAAAGCTGTATCTCGAAGGTGACCTTCTTGCGGAAGCTGAAGAAGCCCAGAGAAGCGCTATGGAAACAGACGAGCGCCAAGGCCTCGTGGAACAGTACCTGTCAAAGCTCCTGCCGGAAAACTGGTCTGAGATGGATCTCTACCAGCGTCGGAATTTCCTTGACGGTGATGACATCACATCTGATTCCGGCACCGTGGAACGCACCGAGGTCAGCAATGCGGAAATCTGGTGTGAATGCTTCGGAAGGAATATCGCTGACTTAAAGCCCACCGACTCTTATGCCATCGCGGCACTTATGACACAGGTGGACGGCTGGAAGCGTACCAATCGCAGGGCTTCCCAGCCTCTTTACGGACGTCAGCGATTGTACGAACGCACAACATAG
- a CDS encoding DUF5049 domain-containing protein, translated as MDEKVKEQILAIRDTGLTNMFDVTAVQRLAYERDFYELVLYLEDHRSEYAKFILTGEA; from the coding sequence ATGGATGAAAAAGTAAAAGAGCAGATCCTCGCCATCCGGGACACCGGCCTCACGAATATGTTTGATGTCACCGCCGTCCAGCGGCTGGCCTACGAGAGAGACTTCTACGAGCTGGTTCTCTACCTTGAGGATCACCGGTCAGAATACGCAAAATTTATCCTGACCGGCGAGGCGTAA
- a CDS encoding VRR-NUC domain-containing protein, with protein sequence MKIDEKTIEKKLINAVKSMGGIAPKFVSPGFDGMPDRLVLLPGGVMAFAELKAPGKKPRPLQLARHRLLRELGFKVYVIDDISQIGGMLDELHAT encoded by the coding sequence ATGAAAATAGATGAAAAGACAATTGAGAAAAAGCTGATAAATGCAGTGAAATCAATGGGAGGCATCGCGCCCAAGTTCGTCTCTCCGGGCTTTGACGGGATGCCGGACAGGCTTGTCCTTCTTCCGGGAGGTGTTATGGCTTTTGCGGAGCTAAAGGCTCCGGGAAAGAAACCGCGCCCGCTCCAGCTGGCAAGACACCGACTTCTTCGGGAGCTGGGATTCAAGGTTTACGTCATTGACGATATCTCACAGATTGGAGGGATGCTTGATGAACTTCACGCCACATGA
- a CDS encoding terminase, translated as MAKDGTNRGGRRVKAGSKPDALADKITRGAPARRMELPDFTDDLTDLDTENIGDGVELEGMDMPSPDDYLSAQQKDGKPLGADEIYKETWLWLKERGCDRLVNKRLLESYSEAFARYIQCSEAVSKYGLLGKHPTTGAAIASPFVQLSLNFQKQANLLWYEIYDIVKQNCTEPFEGSPQDSVMEQLLRSRRNM; from the coding sequence GTGGCAAAAGACGGAACCAATCGCGGCGGGCGGCGTGTAAAAGCAGGCTCCAAACCTGACGCCCTCGCCGACAAAATCACAAGAGGAGCACCGGCAAGGCGCATGGAGCTTCCCGACTTCACAGACGACTTAACTGACCTCGATACAGAGAACATCGGTGACGGCGTGGAGCTCGAAGGCATGGATATGCCAAGCCCGGACGACTACCTATCTGCACAGCAGAAGGACGGCAAGCCGCTGGGCGCAGATGAAATCTATAAGGAAACATGGCTGTGGCTCAAGGAGCGCGGCTGCGACAGGCTCGTAAACAAGCGCCTACTCGAAAGCTACTCCGAGGCCTTTGCCAGATATATTCAGTGCTCCGAGGCGGTCAGCAAATACGGCCTGCTCGGAAAACACCCGACTACGGGAGCTGCGATTGCGAGTCCATTCGTGCAGCTCTCTCTTAATTTCCAGAAGCAGGCCAACCTGCTCTGGTATGAGATTTACGACATTGTAAAGCAGAACTGCACCGAGCCATTTGAAGGCAGTCCGCAGGACAGCGTGATGGAGCAGCTGCTTCGAAGCAGGAGGAACATGTAA
- a CDS encoding DUF4314 domain-containing protein codes for MRMIKQHELEALRLRYPAGTRVELLQMDDVHAPPIGTKGTVTGVDDTGSLMVNWDNGCGLNVIYGIDFVRKVVD; via the coding sequence ATGCGAATGATAAAGCAGCACGAGCTTGAAGCGCTCCGCCTGCGCTACCCGGCAGGCACCCGCGTGGAGCTTCTTCAGATGGACGATGTGCATGCTCCACCCATTGGCACCAAAGGAACGGTTACGGGTGTCGATGATACCGGAAGCCTTATGGTGAACTGGGATAACGGCTGCGGCCTGAACGTGATCTACGGCATCGACTTTGTCAGGAAGGTGGTGGACTAA
- a CDS encoding terminase large subunit: MRKLKNYKPTRFMAESSHYSKQMADFAVMFIEQLCHTKGTWAGKPFELIDWQERIIRDLFGTLKPNGYRQFNTAYIEIPKKMGKSELAAAVALLLCCGDGEERAEVYGCAADRQQATIVFDVAADMVRMCPALNRRVKILASQKRIIYEPTNSFYQVLSAEAYSKHGFNIHGVVFDELHTQPNRKLFDVMTKGSGDARMQPLYFLITTAGNDTNTICYEVHQKAQDILDGRKVDPTFYPVIYGADTSEDWTDPEVWKKANPSLGITVGIDKVEAACESAKQNPGEENSFRQLRLNQWVKQAIRWMPMEKWDACAFPVNEDDLEGRVCYGGLDLSSTTDITSFVLVFPPRDEDDKYVILPYFWVPEDTLDQRVRRDHVPYDTWEKEGYLETTEGNVIHYGYIEKFIERLGERFNIREIAFDRWGAVQMVQNLENMGFTVVPFGQGFKDMSPPTKELMKLTLEKKLAHGGHPVLRWNMDNIFIRTDPAGNIKADKEKSTEKIDGAIATIMALDRAIRCGNDNGASVYDGRGILFI; this comes from the coding sequence ATGCGAAAACTGAAAAACTACAAGCCGACCCGCTTCATGGCCGAGTCCTCTCACTACAGCAAGCAGATGGCGGATTTCGCTGTGATGTTCATCGAGCAGCTCTGCCATACCAAAGGCACATGGGCGGGAAAGCCCTTCGAGCTTATCGACTGGCAGGAAAGAATCATCCGCGACCTGTTCGGAACGCTGAAACCAAACGGCTACCGCCAGTTCAACACGGCCTACATCGAGATACCAAAGAAGATGGGCAAGTCAGAGCTTGCCGCTGCGGTCGCCCTGCTTCTTTGCTGCGGCGACGGAGAGGAACGCGCCGAGGTCTACGGCTGCGCTGCCGACCGCCAGCAGGCCACCATCGTTTTTGATGTGGCTGCGGATATGGTCAGGATGTGCCCTGCCTTAAACCGACGCGTGAAGATACTGGCCTCCCAGAAGCGGATCATCTACGAGCCGACGAACAGCTTCTATCAGGTGCTGTCCGCCGAGGCCTATTCGAAGCACGGTTTCAATATCCACGGCGTGGTCTTTGATGAGCTGCATACCCAGCCCAACCGAAAGCTCTTTGATGTTATGACCAAGGGCTCCGGCGACGCCAGAATGCAGCCGCTCTACTTCCTGATCACGACTGCCGGAAACGATACGAACACCATCTGCTACGAAGTCCACCAGAAAGCGCAGGACATCCTTGACGGCAGAAAGGTTGATCCGACCTTCTATCCGGTCATCTACGGTGCGGACACTTCCGAGGACTGGACAGACCCGGAGGTCTGGAAGAAGGCAAATCCCTCGCTCGGTATCACGGTCGGCATCGACAAGGTGGAAGCCGCCTGCGAGTCGGCAAAACAAAATCCCGGCGAGGAGAACTCCTTTAGACAGCTCCGCTTAAATCAATGGGTAAAGCAGGCGATTCGCTGGATGCCAATGGAGAAATGGGACGCCTGTGCTTTCCCGGTAAATGAGGACGACCTCGAAGGCCGTGTCTGTTACGGCGGCCTTGACCTCTCCTCCACCACAGATATCACTTCCTTTGTGCTGGTCTTCCCGCCAAGGGATGAGGATGACAAGTATGTGATCCTTCCGTACTTCTGGGTGCCGGAGGATACGCTGGATCAGCGTGTCCGGCGTGACCATGTGCCTTACGACACTTGGGAAAAGGAAGGATACCTCGAAACCACGGAGGGCAACGTCATCCACTACGGCTACATCGAGAAATTCATCGAGCGGCTGGGCGAGCGGTTCAACATCCGTGAGATTGCCTTCGACCGCTGGGGAGCCGTCCAGATGGTACAAAACCTTGAGAACATGGGCTTCACTGTCGTTCCCTTCGGTCAGGGCTTCAAGGATATGAGCCCGCCCACGAAAGAGCTGATGAAGCTGACACTGGAAAAGAAACTCGCCCACGGCGGCCACCCGGTGCTCCGCTGGAATATGGACAACATCTTCATCCGTACTGATCCTGCCGGAAACATCAAGGCCGACAAGGAGAAGTCCACGGAGAAGATCGACGGTGCCATCGCAACCATCATGGCACTTGACCGGGCGATCCGCTGCGGCAACGACAACGGTGCTTCTGTGTATGACGGCAGAGGCATCCTTTTCATATAG
- a CDS encoding DEAD/DEAH box helicase, which produces MNFTPHDYQDYAIRYIEKHPVAAVLLDMGLGKTVISLTAVYDLLFDSFEVRRVLVVAPLRVARDTWPSEIQKWSHLAGLTFSVAVGTAKERKAALMQQADITIINRENLQWLIDESGFPFDYDMVIIDELSSFKNHKSKRFKSLMKVRPRLHRIIGLTGTPSSNGLMDLWAEFKVLDMGERLGRFITQYRTNYFMPDKRNGEIIYSYKPLLYAEDAIYRKISDITISMKSTDHLKMPELVSTAYEVQLSESERDRYEDLKQEFILQLPDGEVTAANAASLTGKLSQLANGAIYADTGEIIEFHDRKLDALEDIIEAANEKPLLVAYWFRHDLSRIKNRFNVREIKTSRDIADWNAGKIPVAVIHPASAGHGLNLQAGGSTLVWFGLTWSLELYQQTNARLWRQGQESHTVVIQHIITKGTIDERIMRALTKKELTQSALIDAVKAEVV; this is translated from the coding sequence ATGAACTTCACGCCACATGATTATCAGGACTATGCCATCCGCTACATCGAAAAGCATCCCGTGGCCGCTGTCCTTTTAGATATGGGACTTGGCAAAACGGTGATCTCCCTGACTGCTGTATATGATCTCTTGTTTGACAGCTTCGAGGTACGGCGCGTTCTGGTGGTCGCTCCCTTACGAGTCGCCCGTGATACTTGGCCTTCGGAAATCCAGAAATGGAGTCACCTTGCGGGTCTAACCTTTTCGGTCGCAGTCGGGACTGCCAAGGAGCGAAAAGCAGCACTTATGCAGCAAGCGGACATCACGATCATCAACCGCGAAAACCTGCAGTGGCTCATTGACGAGTCCGGCTTTCCCTTTGACTACGATATGGTGATTATCGACGAGCTATCGTCCTTCAAAAACCACAAGTCAAAGCGCTTCAAGTCTCTGATGAAGGTTAGACCCAGACTCCATCGCATTATCGGCCTCACCGGCACACCTTCCTCCAACGGTCTCATGGATCTGTGGGCAGAGTTCAAAGTGCTGGATATGGGTGAGCGCCTCGGACGCTTCATCACACAATACCGGACAAATTACTTCATGCCGGACAAGCGAAACGGCGAGATCATCTACTCCTACAAGCCGCTGCTCTATGCGGAGGACGCGATTTACCGGAAAATCTCGGATATCACGATTTCCATGAAATCGACCGACCACTTAAAGATGCCGGAGCTGGTATCCACGGCCTATGAGGTGCAGCTTTCGGAATCGGAGCGTGACCGCTACGAGGATTTGAAGCAGGAGTTCATCCTGCAGCTCCCAGACGGCGAAGTCACCGCTGCCAATGCAGCATCCCTCACCGGGAAGCTCTCCCAGCTGGCCAATGGTGCGATTTATGCGGATACCGGAGAAATCATCGAGTTTCACGACAGAAAGCTGGACGCTTTGGAGGATATTATCGAGGCCGCCAATGAAAAACCGCTCCTTGTAGCCTACTGGTTCCGGCACGACTTATCCCGCATAAAGAACCGCTTCAATGTTCGGGAGATCAAGACAAGCCGCGATATCGCTGACTGGAATGCGGGAAAGATTCCTGTAGCAGTCATACATCCGGCCTCTGCCGGTCATGGCCTAAACCTTCAGGCCGGAGGCTCCACCCTTGTATGGTTCGGGCTCACATGGTCGCTGGAACTCTACCAGCAGACCAACGCCCGCCTCTGGAGGCAAGGCCAAGAGTCCCATACCGTGGTGATCCAGCACATCATCACAAAGGGCACCATTGATGAGCGGATCATGCGGGCACTCACCAAGAAAGAACTGACACAGTCGGCACTGATCGACGCGGTCAAAGCCGAGGTGGTGTGA